AAACTTCTTTCCCATCCACAGTGGTAAATTTCCAGAAAACTGATTATAGGATAGATCAAGAAAAACTAGGCGCGGGCAACTTCTGAAAATCAATGGGAATTCTCCAGAGAGGTTGTTACTATTTAAGTTTACGACAATGAGTTGTCGTGTGCGTGGATTTGAATCTTCTTGATAAGTTGGAACTTCGCCACTAAGTTTATTTCCAGATAGATCTAATATTTCCAAGTGTTCCAGTGAGAACAGTGAAGATGGAATGGTGCCTGATATTAAATTGCCATAGAGAGTAAGTGACTGTAACAACGGGGCTCCGAAATCTGATGGCAGTGGTCCTGATAATGAGTTCCGTTGCAAGTACATGTATGTTACATTTATTGGAAATTTTGGAACCATACCAGTAAATCTGTTGTTGGACAGATCCATGGTTTTTGCTGCCATAAACTCCAACGTTGCTGGTAGCGTTCCCGTTATCTGATTATATGCCACATCCAAAAAATCTGCTCTTGAAAACACAATCCAAAACCAATCTGGGATTGTAGTAATGCTTGTGTTTGCAATTTGAAGGTGTTGAATGCTTGTTTGTGATCTAAGCCATGGTGGGACTTCTGACCCTAGCTGCAAAGAATAGAAGAGAACTACCTGCAGTTTGAATGGAGGAATCCAATCTGAGCTGGCTTTAATCTGTAGATGTGTATTGCCCAACCCTAAGTACACTAGATTTGTAAGGTTTCCTAATTGATCTTCCCTGACTGTGCCATTGAGCTTATTGGAACAAAGATCCAAAATGTTCAGTTTTGTGAGAGCCCATATCGACGATGGCATAGCTCCTGAGATGTTAGTATTGGAGAGAAGCAAGACAGTTAAGTTGGCCAGAGGTTCTGACCAATTTGGCAGGGTTCCACCAATATTATTATAAGATAAACCCAACTGTTGCAGCTTGTTCCAGTGACAGTTTGGCAACTTTTCTATCAATTCTCTGATATCCCCTGTAGTATTGGTACTTCGTAGATCCAGCACCTTCAGGTTGCATAGATTTTTGAAACTTGAGGGTATCATGGTTGACATGAGATTGTTCCCTTGGAAATAGACTTCTTCAAGAGAGGCCATCCTGCCTATTTCGTCTGGAATTGAGCCAAAGAAACCACACGATCGGATATCAAGAGCAGAGAGACTAGTTATATTCCAAAACCAGTTAGGAGCAATCTTGGTGTGAAATCTATTTCCCGAGATGTCAAGCACTTCGAGCCCCGTGATATTGGACCGACGAAGGAAAGGAACTGTTTTCCTCAGCCCACACTGTTTCAGGTAGAGTACTTTCAGAGCAGGAAGCATGTTGATTTCATCAACCCAATCTACTGCAGTGGTAAGGTTCACATGGTTCATGACCAGATGCTTCAGTGAGGATAGGTGTGACAGCCATGAAAGGGCAACCGAGTATAGCTGGTTGTATGAATAAGAGGTCAGATCAAGGTAGGCAAGTTTGGAGAGGTTGCCAAGCTGGGGGGGTACACTTCCATAGAAGAAACCATATGAAAGGTTGAGATATCTAAGGCTTGGAAGAGAACCAAGAAATACCGGTATCTGTGACCAATTGAAGTTGTTGCAACTCAAGTCTAGATACCTCAATTTCTGCAAACTGACCAAAGAGTAGCTCATCTCACCTCTGAGTTTGTCTCCATAGAAGCTGAGACAGTCGTCTGTGTTCCCACGGAGTCTCAGCTTGATGACATGGCCGGTTCTGTTGCTGCACCTGACACCCCACCAGCTGCAACAATCCTCGCCCTGCCATGATGCGAGGCGGCTGTTCGGGTCGAAGAAGGTTGCCTTTATGGCGAGAAGTGCGGCCCTCTCATCGGCGATGCAGCTCCGGTCCGACGACGTCGATGCAGCAGAAGGGATGGATGCTGTGGCTGGTGAGAACaaggggaggagaaggcacAGCAATGCTATCTTCAGAGTTTCAGGAGGAGGAAACCTGGGCTCAGCcattctgtttttcttctttttctgtgTGAATGAATGGATGCAAATGTAAtatgcaaaaatatatatttgctcATGAATGACACTTCGGATCATGTTATATAGTGACTACTGTTAGAAGAAAATACtgatcctcttttccttttttctttttggcagtAGTATTATGTTATCTCTGTCATTCGAGTCATGATGAAGTGTCTGGTCCAGTTGATTTGAATGTGATATTTGCGTCCTCTTCATGGAATTCCCCTGCACCCGGTCATACGGCAATGAAATCTTACTAGTCAACAAAAGCAACAAGTTTTTGCTTGCATTTCGACCTCACGCCTGGTATTGTAAGAACTCAGATGTGGGTGATCTGCTGCTCATTTCCAGTGTGAAAGTCAGCAGGAGCTACTGATAGTCTGCCCTACTGAAGACGGTGTGATTTGTGCTTGCAAATTGGGGCATATTTTCTGTGGCTGTTCCTGGTCAGACGCCAAGCACAACGGCTGTAGATGGGTTTCCACGCTTTTACCATGACTTGCCACATATGATGCCATGTCTGACAGGGAGCAGCAACTGAGTGGCCTGAAAGGGGATTCTAGATCAACCAAAGTTGAATTCTGTGAAATCTTGTCTGTTATTTTGTACACATGTTTGATGTTATTTTCCTgctggatttaattttcttACCATTCATTTCCACCACTTATCTATGTAGACGAGAAATATAACAAGAGGGTGCAAAAGTTTATACCTTAAGTGAAACCTACGTGTGTTTCCAATGTATATCATAATATTTCATCTACAAAAAGGTAAATCATATTTCACATAAAAAAGGTACATCATTTTTAATCCTGCTTAGCTGCTGCCTGTTATAGCATTTTAtccttaaaattatttcttcatCACTGTTGTCAAACCTATAAACAATAATAAACCGTTTATGAAGGCACAAAACTTGCACTGCAGAAAACATCTGCTATGGCTGGTTTCCTGAATTCGATAAGCAACAAACATCATCTGATATTACACATGGATACAGATAGAGGAAGATTGATCCAACAAAACAATCGCACTGAACAAATCTGACGATGCCGATTGTGACGACAGTTGCATCCCCCATAAGCACAGTTGAATTTTCATGGAGCTCTTCTTCCATCCGTCTCTTTACATCTTCCTTCTCTTACTTGGGTTTCTGCCACTCTCATCAGAACTTGATTCTGACTTCTGTTGTTGCATTGCAGGCATTGGTACTCTCTCAGCGTCTCAGTGATACCACCAAGACCGATGGAGGTGAAGAAATTGATCCAGAATCTTGTGTTCTTCGGATGATCCATTAGAAAGATTGAATCAAAATAATCTTTCATTTTAGGATCGCTCAGTCTCTTATTGAGTTGGCGAATTCCAAGGTGATCTGATAACTCATGGAACAGTATTTTTATGAAAATTCTTGAAGACGACGTGGTATCCTCCTCTGTCAAACGGATGTAGGCCAAAACATGCCATGGAAGCGCGTCGGTGGCCAACAAATGCGCGAAAAAGTTGGCAACATTCCCCAGCTTATTTGTGTCGAGACGATCGATCATCGAATATTGTTTCGCAAAACATTTCTCGAAGTTTTTTTGGTAAACTTTGTTGATTAGGCACAATCTTTGTGCTAGTAATCCGTAATATGGAAGGTAGGTTCTCTCTTGAGAGCAACACTCGAGGAGCATAATGCATAATTCCATCTGAGAAATGAAACATGCAACAGTTAGCATGCATAGGGGAAAAACCATATCATGCAAATTTCAGCACTGAAGGACCAAAGAAATCAATCAGCTACCTGATAATTTAAATAAGTCAATTGAACCTGAAATGCCTAATGCCCACGTAGTTAGTACTAGTATTTAGTATTGTTACTTAACAATTATTACTAACAACTTGGTTCACTATTTTTTCCATTGACAAATTATCATCTGGGGTTCAGGAGCTGGCTTCCCAAATGGTTCGTGAAATCATGCATTAGTATCACCACAAAATTGTTCTGATATGTATCCACGCACTGAAATATCAATAGTGTTTTAATGACCAAGTACTAACTAACTAGTaattcctctgtttcatattataaggctttctagcattgcccgtattcatatatatgataatgaatctagacatatatgtgtgcctagattcattaacatctatatgaatatgggcaatgttagaaagtcttataacctaaaacggaggtagtagtacagTATCAATTTTGAGAAACTAGGCTATCAGGCACAGAGAAAGAAATCTTCAAGAGTAGAGGGGAACTGTGGACGTCCACCGGAGTGATTCGAATCCATCTCCATAGGGGGGGGGTTGAACTTGTTTATATCTTttgttttaatttctttttcaaaattttcactgAGTTTTGAGAGAATCTAATAgtaatctatatctatataatatatatagttgaTCCCCACTAAGTATAGTTATTAGTATTTTTCTCACTTGTGGTGCTTCTACATCACCTTAATTCTTTTTAGCCATTAGATTGAAATCCAACATTCCAGATTATCTCAAAGCCATTTCACTATTCACCATTGGATTATCTTGGACAGCTCAGATTTACTTTTGAGTGTGATACGTTTTGTAGCTTGCATTTAGTTATTCCTTCCATCATGCACTCAATGCATTCGATGCCACAATTTTGCTAGCCGGGCGTTTCatcaacatgcatgcatgaagtaGGATTGAACAACCCTCCTTAATGCCATCCACAAATCAACTAAGGCGATTGAAGAGCCTGGCCTCCTTAATGACAACGATTGAGCTTTAGTTGACAAAGTACATATCCGTTCTATTGTTATGAGTACCACCGTCCCATCATTACTCACCGACCCTTGGAGTTTGATATCTTCTTTTGCCTTACCATCGGTTGaaatatatagacacacacatcTAGGAACATGTTTcttagaaaagaaaatatatacatCTTCATAATTTAGTACTACTAGACAACAGAGTTTATAAAGTTTTTAACTATAATTTCAGACTTCTCTTTGGagtatatttttatttgattatAATATATTACTGTACACAAAATCCCACGACAACGCGCGGGGTTCTATCTAGTTTAGTAGACAAATCTAGCTCAAGGCCTAGCTACCCTAAGCTTCTCTTTGTGCTAGGCCTTGAGCTAGACTTTAATTATTAGAATTGTCTTTGTTAATTGGCTCAAGGCTATTGTTTTTCTAATAAGGAAATTaacaaaatctattatattattaaaggaatagaaaaaggagtctccacgttcgctctcatggcttagaaattctcacattaatcgaagaaaaagaaaaatcatagtCCATattgaaatacaatttagaaatagctgaaattcggaattaaaaaataagaaatattaaaagaggagactagagtccatatagaaatacaatttagaaatagttgaaattcggaattaaaaaataaggaatattagaagaggacactagagtccatatagaaatacaattaggaaataactgaaattcagaattaaaaataaggaatattagaagtagagtatagagtccatataggaatttaaaactaactaaacttcggaataaacataacaaaattaaaagtagagttttgagtccatataaaaatacaatttacaaataactaaaattcaaaattaagaaaaacatgggaagaagagtttaaagtcaatataggaatacaatttagaagtaactgaaattcaaaattaaaaattaaagaatattgagagatgagtttagagtccacgtagaaatataattagaaataataaaaaatcagaaataaaaataaataatattagaagaagagcctagagtctatatagaaatacaatttatagaaaattcagaattaaaaaaaaaagacaagtctagagtacatataggaatatatataatttacaaataactaaaatttgatattaaaaataattaataactaacacgtatataaaatacaatatgaatattacgtatttgtagtttcgtaaagttattgcaaaatttaaaattttgatgtcattataaaaaatttgaataatatattgagaaaacatatatactattatatgagagaaaatataatgatgtttGCCGCGCAATCTGCTAGTTACCATAATAAAAACTGAAAGACAATTCTAATAATTAAAGAAGAAACGAGTGAACCAAAGTGCAGTTGCTACCTCTTGGGCAGGCTCGAGCTTGATTTCAGCAAGCTTGTGGCCAGCTTGATCGTCAGGTATATCATCCTCCTTATCTCCACCGTATGCTGCCCGGGGATCAtctccggctgcggcggcggcggcggcgttttcttcctctcctccagcCTCACGTACCCAACGCACGCTCCTCGCATTCCTCCCGATCGATCCGGGTTAATGAAGGAAACGAAACCTTCTCCGATTATTTCCGATGGAAACCGATCGATCTATCGATGCACTCCGCCTCCGACTCGACTGGTCGactggccggcggccggccggaggaggTGGATAACTGCGGTGCGGCGCTATCGGCCAGGGAGGTGAATTTGGTAGGGGCCGGGGAGGGATCGAGCAATGCAATCCGTTACGAGGAGCAAACCCTCTGCGATCTATCCGCTCTGGTTTGATTCGATGCCCAAATTACCAGTTTCCGAATAGGAGTCGTAGGAGGAGTAAATTTTAATTTCTTCCTAGTTTCCGACTAGGATGGGGGCCATGGTGCGATAGATATgcgttatactccctccatttcctAATAGATGgcatcacaacaaaataaattataattacgtaaatttttttataagacgaatggtaaaaCGTGTaacaaaaagttaacggtgtaaACTATCACTacaccagatcctcacacctctgacgggataaCTGTGATAGGCAAACGAAATGGTCACTGATGaccgtcacctttgacgggtcatACGGGATGCCGTCATCGGTGAGTCATCCGGCtgcgacccgtcacaggtaactagtcacTTGTGACGGGTTTACCTGTGACGGATCGCAGCCGGACGGCCCGTCAGAGGTAAGGTTTACTCACCTCAAACGGCTTTAAGTCTTAGCCCGTTTGAGATGACTTCtgccactatatatatatatatatatatctcctcTCCCAGCGGGGCCCATAGGAGGAGATAAGGTCGGCCGGCACCCTCTTCTCCACTTCTCCTCTATCTCTTCCACTTCTTCTCtatctcccctctctttctttgtgcaagggcgggaggggaggcgcggcggcgccggcccgaCCGCCAGATCCGACaggggcgggaggggaggcgcggcggcggctcggccgcCCGATCCGGCAGGGGCGAGGGGAAGCGGGGTGGCGGACGACGGATCTGGAGccgtggcgcggtggcggccgacggcgggaggggaggcggccgaggcctgacggcggcagcggtctccacctccgccgccgctgccggcgacgcCTCCAGCCGCGCCTTCGCCTCCTCCCGCGCTAGCCGGCCGCCACctacgcctccacctccgccagcgcctccccccgcctcCCGGCCACCAATGCCACCAACGCCTCCCTTAGCTCCGCCACCGACCGCGCTAGCCGCCAGATCCGACCTCCACGAGGCCGGGGATGCGCAGATCTGAACGCCAGGTACCGCCTCCTCCATGCCCACCCACCGGCCACCTCGGTGaggtttcttcttcttgttgtttttttttacttaaatcttctccttgttgttgttgttgttgttgttgttgttgttgttgttgttgatgatgatgatgatttgaGGTGTTTGGTTTGAGAATGTGGGCTCTAATGGTGGTTTCTTGTTTCTTGATTTTTGTTTGGTAGTGCAACAGCAGTGGAGTGCCTCTTCGagatcctccgccgcctccccggcgGCTGCGAGCGCGGCGTCTCCACCTGTGTCTCTCGTAGCTGGTTCGTCATGGAGGACGACGAACTATCGGCCATTGTGCCCCTTTTGTGAATGATATGATATTGTTGTATGATAAATTTTTGCCATCCCCTTTTGTAAATGATTGCTATATAAGATGGTGATGCGGTGATGGAGGACAATGAACTATTGGTCAGTTTGAAGTTTTTGTGATGTGGTCAGTTTAATGACAGCAAGCACCACCATGGCAGCGTGTGCCAATTTTCTTGCTAGGGTTTTTTCACACGTGTGACGGGTTGcaatctatttttcttttttttctggattATAGACATCACTGACGGCTCACAAACTAATGGGCCATTTGAGATaatagttacctgtgacgggttctaCACGTGGCCCGTCATAGGGGCTGGTCACCACTGACGGTCCTTCGCCTGTCAAAGGTGAAGAGAGTCATCACTGACCACTAATCTCTGACGAGAGGCTGaatccgtcagaggtgatggttTAGGCCCGTCACAGCTAGCATGGTCCGGCATAGtgtattaaaaaaacagagatagTCGATTAACAACCGGCAACCACGTGGAATCCACTAGCCAAAAGAAAAGAAGTCGGCTCGATCCGATACTTCGAGCAACCCCAACCCTAGCCTAAATCCACCTAATAACAATGTATCAAGAAATAAACACATCCCAATTTCCACATATCAACACATATCGATTCCCAATTCCTCATATCAACAGTTCAACTCATAAACAACAAATAATCTCCGGATCTCATATCAACAGATGAACAACACATCCAACATGAACAAGAACAATATCCCACATGAACCATCAATAATGCCCTAAGTTGTACATGCACCTGTAGCCAATCCATCATCAGATCCGTCAGCAGGGCCACCATggagaaggggagagggagaccAATGGCAGTGACCTTCGTCATCATCGTCGCTGCTCCTGCTCATTGTCAACTCCCCTGAGCTCGTGGCGGCTTTGGTCGCCCTTGAGCTCATCACTACCGAAGCTTGTCGGCGTTGCTCCTGCTCATGGTTGTGTGGAGGTGGCGGAAGTGAGCGGAGAGGCCGTGAAGGTGAGGCAGTGGTGGAAGAGAGGTGAAGTGACGGTGGAAGAGAGGCAATCGGTAAGCCTGGATGATGCTAGGAACGATGGCAAATGCTGCCCGGCCTGCGCCACCTGCACCGGCATGGCCGAGGTGACTGCGTccttcttctccatctccaTGCCGAGCTCCATCGATGAGCCTGGACGATGTTGCTCCTGCTCATGGTGGAGGAGGCTCAGGAAGAGGGCGACGTGTGAGGAAGACAGATGCaggagaggaaggaggtggAGTGCGGCCACAACGGGGAGGCGGCAGAGGTGAGGTGGAGGAAGAGCGGAAGAGGTGTAGCACGATGGCAGGGGAGGTGGCGTTGCGGCAGAGGAGGAATGGGGAGATTTGGCGAGTGGCAGACGGGAGGGGGACGAAGAAAAGGAGAAGTGGTAGGAGGGAGAGGATAAAGCTCGGCTTGATCAACTTGGCTTGGTTTTTATAGGTGCAGGTTTTTAAAAGAGttggcacctataatatattataagtaccgattttttaattaatcaatatatatatatataaagtttataggtgtcagttttttaaaaaaccattACTATACTACGTACCAGCTTTTACATCCTATGGAGTTAGAAAACGGTTAATAGGTATCGGTTTTAAATAAGCTGACGCTTATTAGCCAGTCTCTATTAGGGGTTTATTTGTAGCACTATATACTTTTAATAGGATTGTAGTGATATCATTGAATTGCCGTTGACCTCCGTCTTAAGgagacgttttttttttttgcgcgtGAGCGTGATGTATGTACGTGTTCCATGTAAACAGGGAAAAATGTCATTAATAAAGTGCGTTTGtctacatttattttattttgtgtaTTTAGTTCATATATGCTTTCACGCCCGCAAACCCTTTagcacctccgtcccataatataagagattttggtgggatgtgacatattctagtactacgaatctgggcCGCCCAGATTCATattactagaatgtgtcacatccgaccaaaatcccttatattatggaacgatGGGAATAGCTGATAATAATACCTATATACTACTacaatactcccttcatcccaaaatgtttgacgcagttgactttttaaaaatgtttgaccgttcgtcttattaaaaaaaattaagtaattattaattattttcatatcatttgaaaatgatatattgttaaatatatttttatgtatacatatagttttacatatttcataaaagtttttgaataagacgaatggtcaaacatgtttaaaaaagtcaatagcgtcaaacatttagggaatgaggtatagttttacacatttcacagaagtttttgaataagacgtattgtcaaacatatttaaaaaagtcgacaacgtcaaacatttagagaaTGAGGGGTACAACATTAATTCTTTCCAACCGAGATACACTGCTCTTGCCGTAAGTAAGTGCATGCATTGATCAATGATCGATCATATGTCAGCGAGATTAATCATTGGATTCATATGGCGGCGAGCTGGCTGACGTTGATGGGGTaagcgtcgccggcggcggcggaggagttgAACGCCCTGGCGGCGTAGATCCGGTTGGCCGCCTCCGTCGGGTGGAAGGCGTCCCAGAACACGTACTTGCTCCGGTCGCCGCACGGCTGCTGCATCGGCAGGCACGTGATCTGCCCGTTGTTCCGCCCCACGCCGCAGCACCCGCGGTCGAGCACCTCGaacccgtgcgccgccgcgctcgccgccaccgccctccccgtcCTCACCGTGTCCAGGTACACCACCGTCGCCCCCGCCatcctccccccgccgccgccgccgttgagcCGCTT
This genomic window from Oryza sativa Japonica Group chromosome 12, ASM3414082v1 contains:
- the LOC107275932 gene encoding receptor-like protein EIX1 gives rise to the protein MIRSVIHEQIYIFAYYICIHSFTQKKKKNRMAEPRFPPPETLKIALLCLLLPLFSPATASIPSAASTSSDRSCIADERAALLAIKATFFDPNSRLASWQGEDCCSWWGVRCSNRTGHVIKLRLRGNTDDCLSFYGDKLRGEMSYSLVSLQKLRYLDLSCNNFNWSQIPVFLGSLPSLRYLNLSYGFFYGSVPPQLGNLSKLAYLDLTSYSYNQLYSVALSWLSHLSSLKHLVMNHVNLTTAVDWVDEINMLPALKVLYLKQCGLRKTVPFLRRSNITGLEVLDISGNRFHTKIAPNWFWNITSLSALDIRSCGFFGSIPDEIGRMASLEEVYFQGNNLMSTMIPSSFKNLCNLKVLDLRSTNTTGDIRELIEKLPNCHWNKLQQLGLSYNNIGGTLPNWSEPLANLTVLLLSNTNISGAMPSSIWALTKLNILDLCSNKLNGTVREDQLGNLTNLVYLGLGNTHLQIKASSDWIPPFKLQVVLFYSLQLGSEVPPWLRSQTSIQHLQIANTSITTIPDWFWIVFSRADFLDVAYNQITGTLPATLEFMAAKTMDLSNNRFTGMVPKFPINVTYMYLQRNSLSGPLPSDFGAPLLQSLTLYGNLISGTIPSSLFSLEHLEILDLSGNKLSGEVPTYQEDSNPRTRQLIVVNLNSNNLSGEFPLIFRSCPRLVFLDLSYNQFSGNLPLWMGKKFLPILSLLRLRSNMFSGHIPTELTRIDQLQFLDLAENYFSGSIPDSLVNLSAMARTSGYSVLLDEVIATGQGAM